Part of the Rhodococcus sp. OK302 genome is shown below.
TCGTCGGCGCCGGCCTTGGCGCAGTTCAGCGGCATCCCGACGTTCACCCCGCGACCGGAGTGGGTCGTCGAGGGCGTGTTCACAGCCTTCCCGCAGGTTCGAACAGTGACGACAGGGGCCGTGGTGCCCGGACTCGAGCATCACCACGACGCTCGGGGGAAAATCAGCTTCGAGCACGACGGCACAGCGTACGAACTGATCGCCTTTGCGGGTCGAGACGAGGGTTTTCACGTCTTGTTCACGGATGCGACGAGTGGTGTTTCCACCTACCCGGCCGTTCGCTCGTTGCACGTCAGCACACCGACACCGGGAGGCGGCGTGGTTCTCGATTTCAACCGGGCGTCGAATCTGCCGTGCGCCTTCACCGACTACGCAACCTGCCCCGTAGCGCCGGCCGAGAATCGTCTGCCGTTCGCGGTTGATTCCGGTGAGAAAACCCCGGAAGGCCCCACAGGAAGGGCACTGATATGACCACTCCACTGTCAATTCTGGATCTGGCACCGATCAGTGAGGGCGGCACAGCCCGTCAAGCGCTGCGGAATTCGTTGGACCTTGCCCGCTCTGCCGAAGCCTCGGGTTACCGACGGTATTGGGTGGCCGAGCATCACTTTGCCGGTGTGGCAAGTTCGTCGCCGGCTGTTCTGGTGGGGCTTATCGCGGCTGCTACCAACACAATTCGTGTCGGATCGGCTGCGGTGCTGCTGGGCAACAACACCGCTGCCGAGGTAGTAGAGGCATTCGGGACCGTGGAAGCGTTGTACCCCGGACGTATCGATTTGGGAATCGGCCGCTCGGGGCAGCGTCGCGTCGAGGCGCTGAAAGCTGTTGCATCCGAGAAGTTCACATCGGAAAGAGTGCGTCGGGATACGGTGGTGCGTGAGGGCGTCGTCATCCCGGCGCCCTTTGATCCGACGGGGCTGCTGGCATCACCGCTTCTTCGGGCGTCGTTCGAAGCTCTTGCCTTTTCGGGTGCTCAGGTTCCCGATTTCGACGAGCAAGTCGATGACATCCTGTCGCTGCTCAACGGAACCTACCGCAGTCGTGACGGCGTCGAACTGCATGCGAGCCCGGGCGAAGGAGCGGACCTCGAGTTGTGGGTATTCGGAAGCAGCGCCGGGCCCAGCGCGGAACTTGCCGGGCGGCTCGGCCTGCCCTTCGGCGCGAACTACCACGTCGCCCCGTCCAGCACCGTCGAGGCGGTGGAGGCATACCGCAGCGCGTTCCGTCCGTCGTCGACGTTGTCGAAACCCTATGTGGTGGTCTCGGCTGACGTAGTTGCGGCGGAGGACGACGCCACTGCGCGGGAATTGGCGTCCACCTTCGGGCACTGGGCGCACAGCATTCGCAGTGGACACGGGGCGATCCCGTATCCGGACCCCGCGACGGCGTTGCCGTTGACTCCGCAGCAGCATGCGGTAGTCGAGGATCGGCTGATCACCCAGTTCGTCGGCTCTCCCAGCACTGTTGCGGATCGGCTCGACAGTCTGCAGAAACTGACCGGTGCTGACGAATTGGTGATCTCCGGTGTGACCCATCGGCACGAAGATCGTGTGCGCTCGTACGAGTTGCTGGCCCGGGAGTGGGGGCTGACGGCATTGCTGGCCGCATGATCGGTCGAGTGAGCACCCCCTATGTGAAGTGAGCACCCCTTTCTGCACGCTGAAAGGGGTGCTCACTATGCAGAAGCGGTGCCTGCTTCCCACTAGCCTTGGCCGTGATCACGCACCGATAGCGCCGGCGATCATCGGCCAGGACGCGCGCATGTCTGCTTCGAAGAGCCCCCAGGTGTGGGTGCCTTCGGGGCGGAAGTTGAACGTCGCCGGGATGCCGAGCTCATTGAACCGCCCTTGCAATCCGGCGGTACACATCTGCGTGATGGATTCGAGTGCACTTCCCGGAATGGCTCCCAGCGCGCCGACAAGTGAATTGATTCCGTCAACCGGCCCGGGGATCCCGTTGCCCGTGGCGATGAACAGTTGTGTGCCGCGCAGTTTTTCGGCGTTGATTATCGGATCGTGAGCCGCCCACTGCGGACTTCCTGGCGGACCCCACATATTGGTGACATTTCCGCGGCCGAGAACCTCGACCATGGATCGCACTGCGGTCTGCCCCATGAAGTCGAATGTTCGGGCACAGCCACTGTATGAACCGACAGCGCGATAGACCCCTGGTGCTTGGATGGCAAGATCCAATACCGGCCCGCCCGCCATCGATACCCCACCGAGCGCATTCACGCCGGTGGTGTTGTACCGAGAGTTCACTGCGGCCGGTAGTTCCTTCGTTAGATATGTCTGCCATTTGTTGCGGCCCAGTGCAGGGTCGTCGGCATTCCAATCGGTGTACATGCTGAACTTGCCGCCGACCGGCATCACCACGTTGACGTGTTTGTCGTCGAAGAAGTCGCGGACACCGGTGTTGTTGAACCACGAGATTCCGTCTTCGCCGCCGCCGACTCCGGTCAACAGGTAGAAGGTCGGAGCGGGTCCGCCGCCGGCCGGGGAGATGACGTCGTTGCTGATCCAGCGGTCCATCGACGGCGAATAGACGTCGAACCGACTGACTGTGGACTGCGCAGATGCTGCCGGCGCGGTCAGACTGAGGAATCCCGCAACCATGACCGCTGCCATCGTCAGATGGATACCGAATTGCTTCCCACGTCTTCTCACTGGCATATCTCCCTGCAGCAGGTACTCGTCTCGGTGAATTGTGTATACCAACAGTGGCACAATGCGAATCAGAGCGGTGAATGTCCGATACGTGGTTTGGTGAGTGATGGAGGCGGACTGATGAGTGGGCTGTCGGATCGACCCGAGACCGATCTGGTCCGTCTGGGCTTCGGTCTGGCATCGGTCACGCTGGGCATGGCACGCAGAACTGCGGGTGCCGCGTTGGGATCGGTGACGCGGCTCCCGATCATCGGTGAACCGTTGGATCACGCGCTCGCGTCGGTGAGCGCACTGGGTAGCGATGCGATTGCGTCGACCGCCGAGTTTGCGGACACCGCGCTGCGCGCGGTGATCAAGGCAGTGGTGGCAGCAGCCTTGGCCGAAGTCGACATCACCAAGATCGTCATCGACAACGTCGACCTCGACACGATTGCCGAAACCATCGACGTCGACAAGATTGCCGAACGAGTTTCTCTGGAACCGATCATCGACCGCATCGACGTGGACGACATTGCCGGACGCCTGGACATCGAAGCTGTGATCAAACGTCTCGACCTCGACGGCATCGTGGATTCGGTGGATCTGGAACGGCAGATCAGTCGCATCGATCTGGTGAAGCTTGCCGACGAGATCATCGAAGATGTGGACTTGCCGCAGATCATTCGCGAATCCACCGGTTCGCTGTCCACCGAAGCTGTTCGGGGAGCGCGGGTTCAAGGCATGCAGGCCGACGACGCTGTCGCCGGTTTTGTCGGCCGGTTGTTCGGGCGAGACACCGACCGAGACAACGCCCAAGCCGACGAGAACTCCACAACCGAAGAAGGCGGGAAGTAGGTGGCGAGTCAGAACTCCGGTCCCGCCGGAATTGTTACCCGTGGCATCGCCGGAGCGATCGACCTGGGCGTCGTACTGGCTCTGATGGGTTCAGGTTATGCCGGGGTTGCGTTTGTAAGGCTACTGTTCTCGCCGCAGACCTTCACTTTCACCCAGCCGGGAATCTTCTTGTCCACCACAGCTTTTCTTGTGGTATCGATCGGCTACCTGACGGTGTGCTGGGCCACCACCGGGCGGACAGTCGGCGCATTGGTGATGGGATTACGCGTCGTCAAGTCCCGCCATCGTCTGATTCGGTGGCCGCTGGCTTTGATTCGCGCAGTTCTGTGCACTCTGTTCGCCTTCGGGCTTTTGTGGGCGGCGGTAGACAAGCGTCGACGGTCGTTGCAGGACATAGTGCTTCGGACGGCAGTGGTGTACGACTGGAGTCAGGATCCTGACATTGTCGTCACCCACGGAGTCGAGGAATCGTGACCGAGCCCAATCGCCCCGACGAACGATTCACACTTGCCAGTGAGCGCACGTTCCTGGCGTGGATGCGAAGTTCGTTGGCACTGTTGGCCGGTGGGATCGCGGTAGTTCAGTTGGTCCCGGAGTGGAGTACGGGTTGGGTACGCACCACCCTCGGGCTGATTTTGATCACGATGGCGGCCGCGTCGGCGTTGGTGGGTATGCGTCGGTGGTTGCAGGTGAAGAAGGCTCTCGAAGACGGAGCTCCGATGCCGGAACCCCACGCGCTGTGGCTGTTTGCCCTGGTACTGGCCGGGGTGGCCGTCGCCGCCGGTGTGGCGACTATTGTCACGAGCCTCGGGCGGTGAGGTTCGCGTAGAAGTCCGCGGCGGGGCTGGATAGTCTGCAAAGAAGGACCTGCGCGTGCGCAGGCAGGGGACTCGACCCGGTAACAACTGATGTAAAGACGATGAGGAGCAGATAGTGGCGCAGGAACTCAAGCTCGGATACAAGGCTTCGGCAGAACAGTTCGGGCCTCGTGAACTGGTGGAGCTGGCGGTTCTCGCAGAACAGCACGGCATGGATTCGGTTGCGGTCAGTGACCATTTCCAGCCGTGGCGCCACAACGGTGGCCACGCACCGTTCTCACTGGCGTGGATGACGGCGGTGGGCGAGCGTACCGAGCGCGTGCAGATCGGAACCTCCGTGATGACACCGACATTCCGGTACAACCCGGCGGTTATCGCGCAGGCGTTCGCAACTATGGGCTGCCTCTACCCGGGACGCATCATGCTCGGCGTCGGCAGCGGTGAGGCGCTCAACGAGATCGCGACGGGCTTCCAGGGCGAATGGCCGGAGTTCAAGGAACGCTTTGCGCGTCTGCGGGAGTCGGTTCGGCTGATGCGCGAGCTGTGGCTCGGCGATCGCGTCGATTTCGAGGGCGAGTACTTCACCACGCGTGGCGCGTCGATCTACGACGTTCCCGAGGGCGGTATCCCCGTGTACATCGCAGCGGGTGGGCCGGTTGTCGCTCGTTACGCCGGCCGCGCCGGTGACGGCTTCATCTGCACCTCCGGCAAGGGCATGGATCTCTACACCGAGAAGTTGCTGCCGGCAGTTGCCGAGGGCGCCGCCAAGGCAGAGCGCGATGTCGCCGAGATCGACAAGATGATCGAGATCAAGATCAGTTACGACACCGATCCCGAAGCAGCTCTCGAGAACACGCGTTTCTGGGCGCCGCTTTCACTCACACCGGAGCAGAAGCACAGCATCGAAGACCCCATCGAGATGGAAGCTGCAGCCGACGCGTTGCCCATCGAGCAGGTCGCGAAGCGCTGGATCGTCGCATCCGATCCCGATGACGCCGTCGAGCAGGTCAAGGCGTACGTCGACGCGGGATTGAATCACCTGGTGTTCCATGCGCCGGGCCACGATCAGCGACAGTTCCTCGATCTGTTCGAGCGTGACCTGGCTCCGCGGTTGCGCGCGCTGGGTTAAATTGCCCCGTAACGGCGTCTGCCACTGAACGCGTGGCAGGCGCCGTTCGTCTTTTCCCGTCGGTCCTGCATCTGTCCCTGACGGATCGGACGAGGCGCCCCCACTAGGCTGTTGGGCATGTCGTCAGCGCCCGCAGCCGTGTCGAGTGTCTACATCGCTTCCCCCGAAGGTGATACCGGGAAGTCCACCATCGCATTGGGCGTGATGCGGATGCTGTGTGCGAGCGTCGCCCGTGTCGGTGTCTTCCGCCCCATCGCCCGGTCCACCGAGACACCCGACTACATCCTCGAACTGCTGCTCGAACGTTCGACGGCTGATCTCTCCTACGACGACGCACTCGGCGTCACGTACGAGCAGGTGCATGCGGATCCCGAAGCGGCTCTGGCGGATATTGTTGCGAAGTATCACAACGTGGCCGCGAACTGCGATGCCGTCGTGATCGTCGGCAGTGACTACACGGACGTGGCAAGTCCGAGTGAATTGAGCTTCAACGCCCGGATCGCAGCCAACCTGGGCTCCCCGGTATTGCTGGCCGTCCGCGGGGCACGTCGCAGTGTCCAGGAACTGGCGCAGCTTGCTCAGTTGTGTGCCGGGGAACTGTCGGCCAACCATGCACACCTTTTGGCGGTGGTGGCGAACCGTTGTGATCCCGACAAGCTCGACGAGGT
Proteins encoded:
- a CDS encoding DUF1684 domain-containing protein yields the protein MTETDISADTFVDDWNTWHALRDNTFREPLGWLSLTALHWLVDAYSTFPDLPGAWRADPDIVVITAELSDDLSVDGAAVDGSATITPVEGAPGIIVKHGPRLIEVIRRTGNVALRIHDSSAPALAQFSGIPTFTPRPEWVVEGVFTAFPQVRTVTTGAVVPGLEHHHDARGKISFEHDGTAYELIAFAGRDEGFHVLFTDATSGVSTYPAVRSLHVSTPTPGGGVVLDFNRASNLPCAFTDYATCPVAPAENRLPFAVDSGEKTPEGPTGRALI
- a CDS encoding LLM class flavin-dependent oxidoreductase, whose translation is MTTPLSILDLAPISEGGTARQALRNSLDLARSAEASGYRRYWVAEHHFAGVASSSPAVLVGLIAAATNTIRVGSAAVLLGNNTAAEVVEAFGTVEALYPGRIDLGIGRSGQRRVEALKAVASEKFTSERVRRDTVVREGVVIPAPFDPTGLLASPLLRASFEALAFSGAQVPDFDEQVDDILSLLNGTYRSRDGVELHASPGEGADLELWVFGSSAGPSAELAGRLGLPFGANYHVAPSSTVEAVEAYRSAFRPSSTLSKPYVVVSADVVAAEDDATARELASTFGHWAHSIRSGHGAIPYPDPATALPLTPQQHAVVEDRLITQFVGSPSTVADRLDSLQKLTGADELVISGVTHRHEDRVRSYELLAREWGLTALLAA
- a CDS encoding alpha/beta hydrolase; the encoded protein is MPVRRRGKQFGIHLTMAAVMVAGFLSLTAPAASAQSTVSRFDVYSPSMDRWISNDVISPAGGGPAPTFYLLTGVGGGEDGISWFNNTGVRDFFDDKHVNVVMPVGGKFSMYTDWNADDPALGRNKWQTYLTKELPAAVNSRYNTTGVNALGGVSMAGGPVLDLAIQAPGVYRAVGSYSGCARTFDFMGQTAVRSMVEVLGRGNVTNMWGPPGSPQWAAHDPIINAEKLRGTQLFIATGNGIPGPVDGINSLVGALGAIPGSALESITQMCTAGLQGRFNELGIPATFNFRPEGTHTWGLFEADMRASWPMIAGAIGA
- a CDS encoding RDD family protein, yielding MASQNSGPAGIVTRGIAGAIDLGVVLALMGSGYAGVAFVRLLFSPQTFTFTQPGIFLSTTAFLVVSIGYLTVCWATTGRTVGALVMGLRVVKSRHRLIRWPLALIRAVLCTLFAFGLLWAAVDKRRRSLQDIVLRTAVVYDWSQDPDIVVTHGVEES
- a CDS encoding YidH family protein → MTEPNRPDERFTLASERTFLAWMRSSLALLAGGIAVVQLVPEWSTGWVRTTLGLILITMAAASALVGMRRWLQVKKALEDGAPMPEPHALWLFALVLAGVAVAAGVATIVTSLGR
- the fgd gene encoding glucose-6-phosphate dehydrogenase (coenzyme-F420), with the translated sequence MAQELKLGYKASAEQFGPRELVELAVLAEQHGMDSVAVSDHFQPWRHNGGHAPFSLAWMTAVGERTERVQIGTSVMTPTFRYNPAVIAQAFATMGCLYPGRIMLGVGSGEALNEIATGFQGEWPEFKERFARLRESVRLMRELWLGDRVDFEGEYFTTRGASIYDVPEGGIPVYIAAGGPVVARYAGRAGDGFICTSGKGMDLYTEKLLPAVAEGAAKAERDVAEIDKMIEIKISYDTDPEAALENTRFWAPLSLTPEQKHSIEDPIEMEAAADALPIEQVAKRWIVASDPDDAVEQVKAYVDAGLNHLVFHAPGHDQRQFLDLFERDLAPRLRALG